One Myxococcus stipitatus DNA segment encodes these proteins:
- a CDS encoding type I polyketide synthase — translation MDSKLPQEFDNADIAIIGMAGRFPGAWSVAELWNNVRTGVESVRFFSKEECRAAGVPEERLEDPAFVRASAILPEPESFDAAFFDMPPREAELTDPQHRVFLEVCWEALEHAGYSPRDFPGAISVYGGATLNTYLLMNLARNPRVLDTFEPVQVNIGNGGDFLTTRVSYKLDLRGASHTVQSACSTSLVAVHQACQSLLNGECDMALAGGASINVGFFHGYRHAEGGMASPDGHCRPFDAKAQGTLFGSGAGVVLLKPLRAAVRDGDVVHAVIKGSAINNDGARKAGFTAPGVEGQAQVVAEALSAAGLEAEDIGYVEAHGTATPLGDPIEVQALTRAYRASTQRRRFCALGSVKGNVGHLDAAAGITGLLKTVMALKHRELPPSLHYERPNPAIDFDGSPFYVNATLTPWGAGAGPRRAGVSSFGVGGTNAHVVLEEAPALPASAVARRAWQLVPVSARTPTALESATKRLEAALREQAGGNLADVAWTLQVGRQRFKHRRFVLARSVEDAAEALSQPQGLRVFTESQDAIERPVAFLFPGQGSQHVDMGRALYEAEPVFRAEVDRCAELSRAHLDGVDPRMVLYPRLEDREACAKKLAQTALTQPALFILEYATARLWMSWGVKPAAMLGHSIGEYVAACLAGVFSLEDALCLVAARGRLMQHLPSGAMLAVSLSEEEVRPYLDAAGAELSLAAVNAPMQCVLSGTHAAVEEARRRLEEAGAQCRVLVTSHAFHSAMMDPILADFTARVSTVPLKAPAVPILSNVTGMWLTAEQATSPRYWSEHLRGTVRFEEGLRTLAADARRVLLEVGPGQTLERLARRHPALASTHPVLASMASPRDDGALSDVQAPLVYQTLGRLWQAGVVIDWKAFHGGEHRHRVVLPTYPFERQRHWVEPAVTPSTAPNQTVASVATATEASQAPETETAPARPCQPRPSLRSAFVTPSTPLQRSLVELWQEMLGVAPIGIQDNFFELGGDSLIAVQLSGRIKKQLGLEVPASSLYEGVTVEALAALLTPPAPETKAPVSDAGAALHQRKQALARQRTLRRSDDEFEDL, via the coding sequence GTGGACAGCAAGCTCCCGCAGGAGTTCGACAACGCCGACATCGCCATCATCGGCATGGCCGGGCGCTTCCCCGGCGCCTGGAGCGTGGCGGAGCTGTGGAACAACGTCCGGACGGGCGTCGAGTCCGTCCGCTTCTTCTCGAAGGAGGAGTGTCGCGCGGCGGGCGTGCCCGAGGAGCGACTGGAGGACCCGGCCTTCGTGCGGGCCTCGGCCATCCTCCCGGAGCCGGAGTCCTTCGACGCGGCCTTCTTCGACATGCCGCCCCGCGAGGCGGAGCTCACCGACCCACAGCACCGTGTCTTCCTGGAGGTGTGCTGGGAGGCGTTGGAGCACGCGGGCTACTCGCCGCGTGACTTCCCCGGCGCCATCTCCGTGTATGGCGGGGCCACGCTCAACACGTACCTGCTGATGAACCTGGCGCGAAACCCGCGCGTGCTCGACACCTTCGAGCCGGTGCAGGTGAACATCGGCAACGGGGGCGACTTCCTGACCACGCGCGTCTCCTACAAGCTCGACCTGCGCGGCGCGAGCCACACCGTGCAGAGCGCCTGCTCCACGTCCCTGGTCGCGGTGCACCAGGCCTGCCAGAGCCTCCTCAACGGCGAGTGCGACATGGCGCTGGCGGGAGGCGCGTCCATCAACGTGGGGTTCTTCCACGGCTACCGGCACGCGGAAGGCGGCATGGCCTCGCCGGACGGGCACTGCCGTCCGTTCGACGCGAAGGCCCAGGGCACGCTGTTCGGCAGCGGCGCGGGCGTGGTGCTGCTCAAGCCGCTGCGCGCCGCGGTGCGAGACGGCGATGTGGTGCATGCCGTCATCAAGGGGTCGGCCATCAACAACGATGGCGCGCGCAAGGCGGGCTTCACCGCGCCCGGCGTGGAGGGCCAGGCGCAGGTGGTGGCGGAGGCGCTCTCGGCGGCGGGGCTGGAGGCGGAGGACATCGGCTACGTGGAGGCGCACGGGACGGCGACTCCGCTGGGCGACCCCATCGAGGTGCAGGCCCTCACGCGCGCCTACCGCGCCAGCACCCAGCGGCGGCGCTTCTGCGCGCTGGGCTCGGTGAAGGGCAACGTGGGCCACCTGGACGCGGCGGCGGGCATCACCGGCCTCCTCAAGACGGTGATGGCGCTGAAGCACCGGGAGCTTCCACCCAGCCTCCACTACGAGCGCCCCAACCCGGCCATCGACTTCGACGGCAGCCCCTTCTACGTCAACGCCACGCTCACGCCCTGGGGCGCGGGCGCGGGGCCTCGGCGCGCGGGCGTGAGCTCCTTCGGCGTGGGCGGCACCAATGCCCACGTGGTGCTGGAGGAGGCCCCCGCGTTGCCGGCCAGCGCCGTCGCGCGACGCGCCTGGCAGCTGGTGCCCGTGTCCGCGCGCACGCCCACCGCCCTCGAGTCCGCCACGAAGCGCCTGGAGGCGGCGCTGCGGGAGCAAGCCGGAGGAAACCTGGCGGACGTGGCGTGGACGCTCCAGGTGGGGCGTCAGCGCTTCAAGCATCGCCGCTTCGTGCTGGCCCGGAGCGTGGAGGACGCGGCGGAGGCGTTGTCCCAGCCCCAGGGGCTGCGCGTCTTCACGGAGTCGCAGGACGCCATCGAAAGGCCCGTGGCCTTCCTCTTCCCCGGACAGGGCTCGCAGCACGTGGACATGGGGCGCGCGCTGTATGAAGCGGAGCCCGTCTTCCGCGCGGAGGTGGACCGGTGCGCCGAGTTGTCCAGGGCGCACCTGGATGGGGTGGACCCGCGCATGGTGCTCTACCCGAGGCTCGAGGACCGCGAGGCGTGCGCGAAGAAGCTGGCGCAGACGGCGCTGACGCAGCCCGCGCTCTTCATCCTCGAGTACGCCACCGCGCGGTTGTGGATGTCGTGGGGCGTGAAGCCCGCGGCGATGCTGGGGCACAGCATCGGTGAGTACGTGGCCGCGTGTCTGGCGGGCGTCTTCTCCCTCGAGGATGCCCTGTGCCTGGTGGCCGCGCGGGGCCGGTTGATGCAGCACCTGCCCTCCGGCGCGATGCTGGCGGTGTCCCTGTCCGAGGAGGAGGTGAGGCCGTACCTCGACGCGGCGGGCGCGGAGCTGAGCCTGGCGGCCGTCAACGCGCCCATGCAGTGCGTGCTGTCGGGGACCCATGCGGCGGTGGAGGAGGCGCGACGCCGTCTAGAGGAGGCGGGCGCGCAGTGCCGCGTGCTCGTGACGTCGCACGCCTTCCACTCGGCGATGATGGACCCCATCCTCGCGGACTTCACGGCTCGGGTGTCCACGGTGCCGCTGAAGGCGCCGGCGGTGCCCATCCTCTCCAACGTCACCGGGATGTGGCTGACGGCCGAGCAGGCCACGAGCCCGCGTTATTGGTCCGAGCACCTGCGCGGGACGGTGCGCTTCGAGGAGGGCTTGCGGACGCTCGCCGCGGACGCCAGGCGCGTGCTGCTGGAGGTGGGGCCGGGGCAGACCCTGGAGCGGTTGGCGAGGCGTCATCCCGCGCTCGCGTCCACGCACCCGGTGCTGGCCTCCATGGCTTCGCCGCGTGACGACGGCGCGCTCTCGGACGTCCAGGCGCCGCTCGTGTACCAGACGCTCGGTCGACTCTGGCAGGCGGGGGTGGTCATCGACTGGAAGGCGTTCCATGGCGGAGAGCATCGCCACCGCGTGGTCCTGCCCACCTATCCCTTCGAGCGTCAGCGCCATTGGGTCGAGCCCGCGGTCACCCCGTCCACGGCCCCGAACCAGACGGTGGCGAGCGTGGCCACGGCGACGGAGGCCTCCCAGGCCCCGGAGACGGAGACAGCCCCCGCGAGACCCTGCCAGCCTCGACCCTCCCTGCGCAGCGCCTTCGTCACGCCGAGCACCCCGCTCCAACGCTCGCTGGTGGAGCTATGGCAGGAGATGCTGGGCGTGGCGCCCATCGGCATCCAGGACAACTTCTTCGAGCTGGGTGGGGACTCGCTCATCGCCGTGCAGCTCAGTGGCCGCATCAAGAAGCAGCTGGGGCTGGAGGTGCCGGCCTCCAGCCTCTACGAGGGCGTCACCGTGGAGGCGCTGGCCGCGCTGCTGACACCGCCCGCTCCGGAGACGAAGGCGCCGGTCTCGGACGCGGGGGCCGCGCTCCATCAGCGCAAGCAGGCGCTGGCCCGACAGCGCACGCTGCGCCGCTCCGACGACGAGTTCGAGGACCTGTGA
- a CDS encoding ABC transporter ATP-binding protein, with amino-acid sequence MSLDIHAGELLAVVGENGAGKSSLMNVLYGLYHPDSGEVSVEGRPERFKSPRDAIARGIGMVHQHFMLVPTLTVAENVVLGREPTHWGRLDLERAVREVADTCARFGFTLDPRARVDTLTVGSQQKVEIVKALHRGARVLILDEPTAVLTPQEADELGRVMKDLVRAGRTVVLISHKLKEVLGVADRVAVMRRGRLVAEVRASETTADRLAALMVGDAPRAVTDEPAPAEQAPGEVLVEAKGLHALGDNHCPALRGVDLTVRAGEIVGIAGVDGNGQRELAEVLTGLRRLTSGQGTLLGGPLAGLTPAKARERGVGHVPEDRLRRAVVKAMSVEENVALGRHTKPPFARGPWIDFAGRRERTRELLAAYDVRPPEPTLPLQAMSGGNQQKVVVARELDAKPRLLVVVQPTRGLDIGAVAQVHARLREARRQGAAVVLVSLDLEEVLALADRVYVLFEGRVTGEFTRPDYDERELGRRMLGAERAHG; translated from the coding sequence GTGTCCCTCGACATCCACGCGGGCGAGCTGCTCGCGGTGGTGGGCGAGAACGGCGCGGGCAAGTCCAGCCTCATGAACGTGCTCTACGGGCTGTACCACCCGGACTCGGGCGAGGTGTCCGTCGAGGGCAGGCCCGAGCGCTTCAAGAGCCCGCGCGACGCCATCGCCCGGGGCATCGGCATGGTGCACCAGCACTTCATGCTCGTGCCCACGCTGACGGTGGCGGAGAACGTGGTGCTCGGCCGCGAGCCCACGCACTGGGGAAGGCTGGACCTGGAGCGCGCGGTGCGCGAGGTGGCCGACACATGCGCCCGCTTCGGCTTCACGCTCGACCCCCGGGCCCGCGTGGACACCCTCACCGTGGGTTCTCAGCAGAAGGTCGAGATCGTCAAGGCGCTCCACCGGGGCGCCCGCGTGCTCATCCTCGACGAGCCCACCGCGGTGCTCACCCCCCAGGAGGCGGACGAGCTCGGGCGCGTGATGAAGGACCTGGTCCGCGCCGGGCGCACCGTCGTCCTCATCAGCCACAAGCTGAAGGAGGTGCTCGGCGTGGCGGACCGCGTGGCCGTCATGCGCCGGGGGCGGCTGGTGGCGGAGGTGCGCGCCTCCGAGACGACGGCGGACCGGCTCGCCGCCCTCATGGTGGGCGACGCCCCGCGCGCCGTCACCGACGAGCCCGCCCCCGCCGAACAGGCGCCGGGCGAGGTGCTCGTCGAGGCCAAGGGGCTGCATGCCCTGGGCGACAACCACTGTCCGGCGCTGCGCGGCGTGGACCTCACGGTGCGCGCGGGGGAGATCGTCGGCATCGCGGGCGTGGACGGCAACGGGCAGCGCGAGCTGGCCGAGGTGCTCACCGGCCTGCGGCGCCTGACGTCGGGCCAGGGCACGCTGCTGGGCGGACCGCTCGCAGGCCTCACCCCCGCGAAAGCGCGCGAGCGCGGCGTGGGCCACGTGCCCGAGGACCGGCTGCGCCGCGCGGTGGTGAAGGCGATGAGCGTGGAGGAGAACGTGGCGCTGGGCCGGCACACGAAGCCCCCGTTCGCGCGCGGGCCGTGGATCGACTTCGCCGGACGCCGCGAGCGCACCCGGGAGCTGCTGGCCGCGTACGACGTGCGCCCGCCGGAGCCCACCCTGCCGCTGCAGGCCATGTCCGGCGGCAACCAGCAGAAGGTGGTCGTGGCGCGCGAGCTGGACGCGAAGCCCCGGCTGCTGGTGGTGGTGCAGCCCACGCGCGGGTTGGACATCGGCGCGGTGGCGCAGGTGCACGCGCGCCTGCGCGAGGCGCGGCGACAAGGCGCGGCGGTGGTGCTGGTGTCGCTCGACCTGGAGGAGGTGCTGGCGCTGGCCGACCGCGTCTACGTCCTCTTCGAGGGCCGCGTGACGGGCGAATTCACGCGGCCGGACTACGACGAGCGGGAGCTGGGACGACGCATGCTGGGAGCGGAGCGGGCCCATGGGTGA
- a CDS encoding ABC transporter permease, whose protein sequence is MLEIVNRLLFATLDAAPALVFAALGAVLSERAGVVAVGIEGMMRVGAFCAAVAALTVPTPLAVVGGMLAGAALAAIHAYLCIRWRSDQVVSGIALNLVALAGGTFLLETHYGPNGTPPIQQLTAWDWPALSSVPLLGALSGHAAPTYLALALPFLLQALLTRTPLGLRLRAVGDKPHAVATLGLSVPALRWGAVVGGGLLAGLGGAVLSTTVLDRFEQHTPAGLGFMALAAMVFGRWTPLGAFLAAAFFAFGNALRIGLASSAPGLLELVPQGVLLALPYVLTLLVLTLQGQRSRAPAALGVPYEQESR, encoded by the coding sequence GTGCTTGAAATCGTCAACCGGCTCCTGTTCGCCACCCTGGACGCCGCCCCGGCGCTCGTCTTCGCCGCCCTGGGCGCGGTGCTGTCCGAGCGCGCGGGCGTGGTCGCCGTGGGCATCGAGGGGATGATGCGCGTGGGCGCCTTCTGCGCCGCGGTGGCCGCGCTCACCGTCCCCACGCCCCTGGCTGTCGTCGGCGGGATGCTCGCGGGCGCCGCGCTCGCCGCCATCCACGCGTACCTGTGCATCCGCTGGCGCTCCGACCAGGTCGTCTCCGGCATCGCGCTCAACCTGGTGGCGCTCGCCGGCGGCACCTTCCTGCTGGAGACGCACTACGGCCCCAACGGCACCCCGCCCATCCAGCAGCTCACCGCGTGGGACTGGCCCGCCCTGTCCTCGGTGCCCCTCCTGGGCGCCCTCTCCGGACACGCCGCGCCCACCTACCTCGCGCTGGCCCTGCCCTTCCTCCTCCAGGCCCTCCTGACGCGCACGCCGCTGGGCCTGCGCCTGCGCGCGGTGGGCGACAAGCCCCACGCCGTCGCCACCCTGGGCCTGTCCGTGCCCGCGCTGCGCTGGGGCGCCGTCGTCGGCGGAGGACTGCTCGCGGGGCTGGGCGGCGCGGTGCTGTCCACCACCGTGCTGGACCGCTTCGAACAGCACACCCCCGCGGGCCTGGGCTTCATGGCCCTGGCCGCCATGGTGTTCGGCCGGTGGACCCCGCTGGGCGCGTTCCTCGCCGCCGCGTTCTTCGCCTTCGGCAACGCGCTGCGCATCGGCCTGGCCTCCAGCGCCCCGGGCCTGCTCGAGCTCGTACCCCAGGGCGTCTTGCTCGCCCTGCCGTACGTGCTCACCTTGCTCGTCCTCACCCTGCAGGGTCAGCGAAGCCGCGCTCCGGCCGCACTCGGCGTGCCCTACGAGCAGGAGTCTCGCTGA
- a CDS encoding GMC oxidoreductase translates to MPLDGWDVVVIGTGMGGSTLGYSLARQGRSVLFLERGPSRHGPEPEGVASSSNMALAPVDRRERLLRAGQWPEALLQQLHDRAPQSFLHPLGVGGGGSSSRFGMVMDRFFPEDFTPLEGRKDASASTLPESWPISYEALAPYYAEAEALFRVRGSADPVRPGVTFRLMEPPAPVGKEVSLLEGFQSLELNPYRIHYACERVAGCDTCVGSLCPRDCRNDAGKVCLRPALRSFSAGMLDWCEVLSLREEGGRVQAALCRGADGQTFEVRGRTFVMAAGAFMSPALLLRSVSSRHPRGLGNGRDLVGRNLMLHCSDHYLVRSRKAPASFDMAHGVSLNDFYRHQGEKLGNFHAHPLTIDAGKVLSWLQGKHSLPAWLRVLSPIFPLVANVGARLYRERVVFGSVLEDLPYAENRVTGISDDGVVRYEYRVHDELRRRVDLSRRLFLRGLAPRFKVKLISNPRDVALNLGHVCGTCRFGESPETSVLDASNRVHDVDNLYVVDASFFPSSGGINPSLTIAANALRVADLLHARL, encoded by the coding sequence GTGCCCCTGGACGGCTGGGATGTCGTGGTCATCGGCACCGGCATGGGGGGCTCCACGCTGGGGTATTCGCTCGCGCGCCAGGGGCGCTCGGTGCTCTTCCTGGAGCGAGGCCCCTCGCGACATGGGCCGGAGCCGGAAGGCGTGGCGTCGTCGTCGAACATGGCGCTGGCGCCCGTCGACCGTCGGGAGCGGTTGTTGCGCGCCGGGCAGTGGCCCGAGGCGCTGTTGCAACAGCTCCACGACCGCGCGCCCCAGTCCTTCCTCCACCCGTTGGGCGTGGGCGGGGGCGGTTCGTCCTCCCGCTTCGGGATGGTGATGGACCGCTTCTTCCCGGAGGACTTCACCCCGCTGGAGGGACGCAAGGACGCCAGCGCGAGCACGCTGCCCGAATCCTGGCCCATCTCCTACGAGGCGCTCGCTCCGTACTACGCGGAGGCGGAGGCGCTCTTCCGGGTGCGTGGCTCGGCGGACCCGGTCCGTCCGGGCGTGACGTTCCGACTCATGGAGCCGCCAGCGCCCGTGGGCAAGGAGGTGTCCCTGCTGGAGGGCTTCCAGTCGCTGGAGCTGAACCCGTACCGCATCCACTACGCCTGCGAGCGGGTGGCCGGCTGTGACACCTGCGTGGGTTCGCTCTGCCCACGCGACTGCCGCAACGACGCGGGGAAGGTGTGCCTGCGCCCCGCGCTGCGCTCGTTCTCCGCGGGCATGCTCGACTGGTGCGAGGTGCTGTCCCTCCGCGAGGAGGGGGGGCGCGTCCAGGCCGCCCTCTGTCGCGGCGCGGATGGACAGACCTTCGAGGTGCGTGGCCGGACGTTCGTGATGGCGGCGGGCGCGTTCATGTCCCCGGCGCTGCTGCTGCGCTCGGTGTCGTCGCGACACCCCAGGGGCCTGGGGAACGGCAGGGACCTCGTCGGCCGCAACCTGATGCTCCACTGCTCCGACCACTACCTGGTGAGGTCGCGCAAGGCCCCGGCGTCCTTCGACATGGCGCACGGGGTGTCGCTCAACGACTTCTACCGGCACCAGGGCGAGAAGCTGGGCAACTTCCACGCGCACCCCCTGACCATCGACGCCGGGAAGGTGCTCAGCTGGCTCCAGGGCAAGCACTCGCTGCCGGCGTGGTTGCGGGTGCTCAGCCCCATCTTCCCCCTCGTGGCGAACGTGGGCGCGCGCCTGTACCGCGAGCGGGTCGTCTTCGGCTCCGTGCTGGAGGACCTGCCGTACGCGGAGAACCGCGTCACCGGCATCTCCGACGACGGCGTCGTGCGCTACGAGTACCGCGTCCACGACGAGCTGCGCCGCCGGGTGGACCTGTCCCGTCGACTCTTCCTGCGCGGCCTCGCGCCCCGGTTCAAGGTGAAGCTCATCTCCAATCCCCGGGACGTCGCCCTGAACCTCGGCCACGTGTGCGGCACGTGCCGCTTCGGCGAGTCCCCGGAGACGAGCGTGCTGGACGCGAGCAACCGGGTCCACGACGTGGACAACCTCTACGTCGTGGACGCGTCGTTCTTCCCATCCAGCGGGGGCATCAACCCCTCGCTCACCATCGCGGCCAACGCCTTGCGCGTCGCCGACCTGCTGCACGCCCGGCTGTAG
- a CDS encoding sensor histidine kinase: MLETTGTTETYRPRVLAVDVESAGMERLCSILAPAGYDVLPVGDTGVASRQAADLVLLDAERPGTDGLATYRRLQAELGAPSVPVLMLTRSADRQTRRQVLEAGVDDLLTTEPLDPLELKVRVHTLLELKAHRERGGQRAEALQDPRTRWVEMERLARVGTLAADVAQNLGHIGEGLQRALGHVRSRAMQGLPPDVEELKKLGVAGEQMRLYGQHLLSLGPTTPKDIQRFDLRELVPAVVERLRANGRLSSSVEMTVLLPEDPFAVVFNRRQLEQVLVELLVNASDAVEDVKDRPRRIHVGVELPDLFGDFGPRMFVKDTGIGIFEDELQAVFEPYYTTKPLEKGAGLGLTVARTLVESMGGKLTVQSRVNLGSTFTVELPEQTSSW; encoded by the coding sequence ATGCTGGAGACGACGGGAACGACCGAGACGTACCGTCCACGGGTGTTGGCGGTCGACGTGGAATCAGCGGGGATGGAGCGGCTGTGCTCCATCCTGGCTCCAGCGGGCTATGACGTGCTCCCCGTGGGGGACACGGGCGTGGCGTCGCGTCAGGCGGCGGACCTGGTGCTGCTCGACGCCGAGCGCCCCGGCACGGATGGCCTGGCGACGTACCGCCGGCTCCAGGCGGAGCTGGGCGCGCCGTCGGTTCCGGTGCTCATGCTCACGCGCAGCGCGGACCGGCAGACGCGCCGGCAGGTGCTGGAGGCGGGGGTGGACGACCTGCTGACGACGGAGCCGCTGGACCCCCTGGAGCTGAAGGTCCGGGTGCACACGCTGCTGGAGCTCAAGGCGCACCGCGAGCGCGGCGGCCAGCGCGCCGAGGCGCTGCAGGATCCACGCACCCGCTGGGTGGAAATGGAGCGGCTGGCGCGCGTGGGCACGCTGGCGGCGGACGTGGCGCAGAACCTGGGCCATATCGGCGAAGGGCTCCAGCGGGCGCTGGGCCACGTGCGCAGCCGCGCGATGCAGGGCCTGCCTCCGGACGTCGAGGAGCTCAAGAAGCTGGGCGTCGCCGGCGAGCAGATGCGGCTGTACGGGCAGCACCTGCTGTCGCTGGGCCCCACCACCCCCAAGGACATCCAGCGCTTCGACCTGCGGGAGCTGGTGCCCGCGGTGGTGGAGCGGCTTCGCGCCAATGGCCGGTTGAGCAGCTCCGTGGAGATGACGGTGCTGCTGCCGGAGGACCCCTTCGCGGTCGTCTTCAACCGCCGGCAGCTGGAGCAGGTGCTGGTGGAGCTGCTGGTGAACGCGTCGGACGCGGTGGAGGACGTGAAGGACCGGCCGCGCCGCATCCACGTGGGCGTGGAGCTGCCGGACCTGTTCGGTGACTTCGGCCCGCGCATGTTCGTGAAGGACACCGGCATCGGCATCTTCGAGGACGAGCTGCAGGCGGTCTTCGAGCCCTACTACACGACGAAGCCGCTGGAGAAGGGCGCGGGGCTGGGCCTCACGGTGGCGCGCACGCTGGTGGAGTCCATGGGTGGCAAGCTCACGGTACAGAGCCGCGTCAACCTGGGCAGCACCTTCACGGTGGAGCTGCCGGAGCAGACCTCCTCCTGGTAG
- a CDS encoding BMP family lipoprotein codes for MTLRLQVLALTALLCACSKQKEETPAPGAPAATPQQPAKKAVPVGLVIDVGGRGDHSFNDAAIRGLELWAAGKRYEGGKYVDAAPDEVRKSLPGHLADIATTLQTLPVQPVVLQSKAQEDYIPNLQLLVDRGAQLTIGNGYMLANAVRTAAQENPQARFLLIDSQVLDAQGKALKLPNVRTVLFKEHEGSFLVGALAGLVTKTGKVGFVGGIEVPLIQRFEVGYRAGVKTTKPEAAQTLMSVYTGSFNDMAAGKQVAQDLIAKGADVIFHAAGADGIGVIQAVKEARAAGKNVYAIGVDSDQSHVAPDAILTSMLKHSDLAVYQAARDLVDGKFTADELVLGLKDHGVGMAEVRVDFPGKAEALQKVEALRQRVVAGDIKVPSLPADLASFQAASP; via the coding sequence ATGACGCTCCGCCTCCAGGTCCTTGCCCTCACCGCGCTCCTCTGCGCCTGTAGCAAGCAGAAGGAAGAGACGCCCGCCCCCGGCGCCCCGGCCGCCACCCCCCAGCAGCCCGCGAAGAAGGCCGTCCCCGTGGGGCTCGTCATCGACGTGGGAGGCCGCGGAGACCACTCGTTCAACGACGCCGCCATCCGGGGCCTGGAGCTGTGGGCCGCCGGCAAGCGCTACGAGGGGGGCAAGTACGTGGACGCCGCCCCGGACGAGGTGCGCAAGTCCCTGCCCGGTCACCTGGCGGACATCGCCACCACCCTCCAGACCCTCCCCGTCCAGCCCGTCGTCCTCCAGAGCAAGGCCCAGGAGGACTACATCCCCAACCTCCAGCTGCTCGTGGACCGGGGCGCCCAGCTCACCATCGGCAACGGCTACATGCTGGCCAACGCCGTGCGGACGGCCGCCCAGGAGAACCCCCAGGCGCGCTTCCTGCTCATCGACAGCCAGGTGCTGGACGCCCAGGGCAAGGCGCTGAAGCTGCCCAACGTGCGCACCGTCCTCTTCAAGGAGCACGAGGGCAGCTTCCTCGTGGGCGCGCTGGCGGGCCTGGTGACGAAGACGGGCAAGGTGGGCTTCGTGGGCGGCATCGAGGTGCCCCTCATCCAGCGCTTCGAGGTGGGCTACCGCGCGGGCGTGAAGACGACGAAGCCGGAGGCCGCCCAGACGCTCATGTCCGTCTACACCGGCAGCTTCAACGACATGGCCGCGGGCAAGCAGGTGGCCCAGGACCTCATCGCCAAGGGCGCGGACGTCATCTTCCACGCGGCCGGCGCGGACGGCATCGGCGTCATCCAGGCCGTGAAGGAGGCGCGCGCGGCGGGCAAGAACGTCTACGCCATCGGCGTGGATTCGGACCAGTCGCACGTGGCGCCGGACGCCATCCTCACGTCGATGCTCAAGCACAGCGACCTGGCCGTGTACCAGGCAGCCCGGGACCTGGTGGACGGCAAGTTCACCGCGGACGAGCTGGTGCTGGGACTCAAGGACCACGGCGTGGGCATGGCCGAGGTGCGGGTGGACTTCCCGGGCAAGGCGGAGGCGCTCCAGAAGGTGGAGGCGCTGCGCCAGCGCGTCGTCGCCGGCGACATCAAGGTGCCCTCCCTCCCGGCGGACCTCGCCTCCTTCCAGGCCGCCTCGCCCTGA
- a CDS encoding ABC transporter permease — MGERARQALPSVLSVALSLLVCWLLIAFTRDADGFVTATSAYLQMMWGGIGDWPNFLGGAPATVLTRPIGEAAMKAALLTLTGLSVAVAFKVGLFNIGAQGQMLLGALAAAVVGAHVQLPAALHIPAALVGAALAGAAWAGLAAALRLYRGVHEVISTIMLNWVALRLVDNWLVVGPLRGVAEAGASITGTAEIHPSAALPRLLGDVSRLNLGFPLAMLAALAVWAWLERTRSGFETRAVGLGDEAARAAGIPVARRAGLAMALAGALAGCAGAVLVLGTEGRYPGTLGAPYGFDGIAISLIGNNHPLGVAAAALFFGAIRAGGTRMQLLDVHKSFPELIQGLALLFVAGRLIWLAVLRRRRAVAPALATPTAPTPEAPRA; from the coding sequence ATGGGTGAGAGAGCGAGGCAGGCCCTGCCCTCGGTGTTGTCGGTGGCGCTGTCGCTCCTGGTGTGCTGGCTGCTCATCGCCTTCACGCGCGACGCGGACGGCTTCGTCACCGCGACGTCCGCCTACCTGCAGATGATGTGGGGCGGCATCGGCGACTGGCCGAACTTCCTGGGCGGAGCGCCCGCGACGGTGCTCACGCGCCCCATCGGCGAGGCGGCCATGAAGGCCGCGCTGCTCACCCTCACCGGCCTGTCCGTGGCGGTGGCCTTCAAGGTCGGCCTCTTCAACATCGGCGCGCAGGGGCAGATGCTCCTGGGCGCGCTCGCCGCCGCGGTGGTGGGCGCCCACGTCCAGCTGCCGGCGGCGCTGCACATCCCGGCGGCGCTCGTCGGCGCGGCGCTGGCCGGGGCCGCGTGGGCGGGACTGGCCGCCGCGCTCCGGCTGTACCGGGGCGTGCACGAGGTCATCTCCACCATCATGCTCAACTGGGTGGCGCTGCGGCTGGTGGACAACTGGCTGGTGGTGGGCCCCCTGCGCGGCGTGGCCGAGGCGGGCGCGTCCATCACCGGCACCGCGGAGATCCACCCCTCCGCCGCGCTGCCCCGCCTGCTGGGAGACGTCTCGCGCCTCAACCTCGGCTTCCCGCTGGCCATGCTCGCTGCGCTGGCCGTGTGGGCCTGGCTGGAGCGGACCCGCTCCGGCTTCGAGACGCGCGCGGTGGGCCTGGGCGACGAGGCGGCGCGGGCCGCGGGCATCCCCGTGGCGCGGCGGGCGGGGCTGGCCATGGCGCTGGCCGGCGCGCTCGCGGGCTGCGCGGGCGCGGTGCTCGTGCTCGGCACGGAGGGCCGCTACCCGGGGACGCTCGGCGCGCCCTACGGCTTCGACGGCATCGCCATCTCCCTCATCGGCAACAACCACCCGCTGGGCGTGGCCGCGGCCGCGCTCTTCTTCGGCGCCATCCGCGCGGGCGGCACGCGCATGCAGCTGCTCGACGTGCACAAGAGCTTCCCCGAGCTCATCCAGGGCCTCGCGCTGCTCTTCGTCGCCGGGCGCCTCATCTGGCTGGCCGTGCTGCGCCGCCGCCGCGCGGTGGCGCCCGCGCTCGCCACTCCCACGGCCCCCACCCCGGAGGCGCCGCGTGCTTGA